GTCCGGATCAGCAGAAATTTGATTTTCTTTCATAATTCTGTAAATCGATAATAGAGTATTCCATCTGCCCGATAGCCAGTCTTTTTTAATTCCCAATTCTATATTATTTCCTGTTAAAGGCTTAACTTTTTCTCCATTTCTGAGGTTACCACTTTGCGGTAAAAATGTTTGATCATATAATGCATACATATTCATCCCATTTGAAATAGAATAAGTCATACCAATTCTAGGCGTAATTTTTCTGTTCTTTGAGATAGTTCCATAATTATTCTCTTTTACATAGGTGTATCGTCCAGCTAAAGTTAAAATAAGTTTATCTTCAAACAAGGACAAGTCGTCTTGAACATATAAGCCAACGACGTCCGATTCTAAAAGAAATGAGGTTCCTACACGTTTTTTTAGATCTATGCTTCGATTAAATTCGCCAACACCATAATAAGGTTTTTGATAATAAACATTATATATATTAAACGTTCCAATACTATCTAGCATATAGCTCTGAGAGAGATCAGCCACATAGCTTTTGCTACTAATGTCAATTCCTGCAAGCAATCTATGCTCAATCATTTTCGTTTTATATCTTCCATTAACAAATAACTGAGTAAAACTCATTTCATTCTTTGCATCCCAGATATATCGCATCCTTTGCAAATTTCCTTCAGTATCAATGTTCTTTATCCATAAGAAAGAGCCTTTCTGATTATAGTCAAAGTAAGATGCTTGCGCTGTAATTTTCCAATTCTCATTGAATGAGTGTTTTAAATTAATTGTCAAATTTTGATCATAAACGACAGTTGGTTCAAGACTCGGATCTGAGAGAGTTCTACTTCGAGGAACTGTTGCATACCCCGTTTTAGAGAATAAATATTTTACACCAAGATCAGGCATTTTTGCATATTGATATATATATTCAAGTGTCAAAGAAGTACTCTTATTGAAATGATACATAAGAACAGGAGCAATACTTATTCTATCTGTTGACTCATATTCTCTGAAGGCTTTATTCATTTGTCCTCCAATATTCAAACGGTATTGTAAAGAATGCTCTTTATTCAAGTTTCCATCCATATCAAGCGTTGTTCTATATAGTCCATAGCTACCTGTTCCTATGGAAACACGGCCTTTATCTATTCCTGTAGGTCGCTTGGTTACAATATTGTATATACCACTAGGTTCTCCATTTGACATCATAAAACCCGCCGGTCCTTTAACAAATTCGACTTTGTCTATGAAGCTGGCATCTTCTGCTAAAATGCCATACAGACCAGATGTATTCATCCCGTTTCTAAAAGCACTTGCTCTAGAACCTCTCATTGTGATATAAGTATACAAGTCACCCCAACCTTCTAACTTAGCAGCACCACTTACGTTTCGAGCAATTGCATCAGACATCGAATATATCTGTTGGTCAGCAAGTAATAGGCTGTTGACGATTTGTATATTTTGAGGAATTTTGAGTAAAGGAATTTCTAATCGTAATGATTTTGAAGGTGCACTTGTTTTGTATGAATTACTATGCCCAACAACAACAATTTCATTTAAATGTTGGATTGACTGAACGGAATCCTCTTTTTGACTAAAAGACTTTTGACTCTGAGCGTTAGACGTTAAAATAGGAACAAAAGTTAAAATAAATAGCAAAAAACTAGATTTATACATATGATTCATTATTTATATTCATTCTAAAGAATTATTTTTGTGCAAAAGTCATAGATTACGAACGATTTCATATTACGCGTTCGGACATATAAAAGACGCAAAAAGAAATATCTTATGGATTATAGAATGACTATCAACTCCCAAGACTATCATATAGCTGCTTTGAGAGATACTCAATGTGTAGCAGAAAGGGTTGATAACTTATGTGATAACAAAGGATTCAATATTGAACTCAACAATGTCTTTTTAGATAAAATACATCTAAAATGGGGAAAGTACTCTGCTCCTTGTGTAAAATCCTATACCGTTTCTCCAGAAAAAAGCTCTATAACGGCTCATTTTTGTCTTCTAGGATCTTGTGTTACAGAAGGGAATAATAATCTGGATATTCAACGGGGACAGTGCCTTCTATTCAGAGAGGATAAGGATGAATACCGATACCAAATGGAGACGGACAATAAAGAAGGAGCTTTCTTTGAAATGTCAATGGATACAAAAATTTATATGGATATGTTTCAAGGCGAAAATGAAATTCTAGACGCTGTGATAGAAGGAAAAAGTCTATTTGCCCATTTAGCACAAAACTATCGCTTCCACACTATTATATCAGAGATGTACAACAATAAATCTAACTATTCAGGTAAATTAAAGAAGTTTTATTTAGAATCAAAAGCAATGGAACTTTTTCTTTTACAAATATCTTATCTTAAAAGCAAAAAAGAAATAAAAACGACTAAACTACTTAGTAGAGATATAGAAGCAATTCAACAGGTTAGATATTTATTGGAAAATGATATGAAGCACATCTCTATTTCCCAATTAGCTTTATCTGTGGGTATAAATCAAACAAAGTTGAAATCAGGGTTTAAAGATTTATTCGGGAAAACAATCTTTGAATACTTGACTTCTATTAGAATGAAAAAAGCCCTTGAACTTCTAGAATCTACAGATTTACCCATTTCTCAGGTTGCAGAGATTGTCGGTTATAAGTATGCCCAACATTTTACTGTTGCATTTCAAAAATCATTTGGGTTCTTACCTAGTGAGCTAAAATATTAATTATCAATAGAATAAAACAAGATTATGAATTGCTTTTTCAATCTAAGTTATTTTTATCCTCAAGATTTTAGTCATATAGAAGCAGAAATAAGGCGTTTAGACATTGATGAGAAATCTTGAAATGATTACCTTTTTATTTTATAGTGATTTAGCGTTACTCCATGGTTCCCTTATTCCTAGTTTACGAGCTTTCTCCCAAGCTACCTTCCGAGCTTCATACTCTTTTTTTCCAAATAATTATCAGCCATAACCTCTTTTACATTTGATTGGAGAAATAAATATACAATATTACACCGAAAGCTAAACGGAATAAATAAGGAATAAGAGCTTATGTTTTGATTTATTATCATCTTACTAATAACCTCATTCCATCAAATTACAACTTTCTTGTTTTGCTCATCCTTTGCTGATCCCGCCAAGCTCCTATCCTAACAATCATTATCGGCAAAAATATAGTAAACACATTAGGAGATATACCCACACTCTTTTGAAACAGATACAGGAAATAAGATGAGCAAAAAAATAATAAAACATGCATTATATAAATATAATATTTTTTCATGATTTTAATTACTAATTAATTTATAAATATATTGCATAAATAGTGATTTTGTCATTTTTAAGCAAATAAAAAGCGTATAAAAAAAGTACATCAAAGCATTTGTATACGCTTTTAGCCAATAGAAATTATATTTCAAACATTTTTTTCACAAAATCAGATAGCGAATGACAATTTACATTCATTTTCTTTTTCAAACGGTAACGCCTCATCCGAAATGAACTAGGTAAGATATGTAATAGTTTCGCTATTTCAGTATTTCTCATATCAATTCGCATTAATAATATTATGTGAATATCATCTTCAGAAAGAACAGGAAAGCGTTGACGAATTTTATTAGCAAAGCTATTTTGTGATAAATTTATCGAAGATTCTAATTCTTTCCATTCCGCATCGTTGAGGCATTTTAAGGATAATATCTTATCCCAAAGCCTTCTTTCCATCTTAATCATATTTAATTCTACCACATTCTAGGTTTTGTAGATTACTTAGTTGACTTATTACTCCTATAACCATTCACTTTTTCTTTTCACCAATATCTTTGTTTCCCTTTATCATACTCAAAAATACATTCATCATTTCCACGTGTATGATGCTTCAAGTAAAGCAAAACATTTTTAGGTACAGAATAAACCAGAGAATCGGATGTCGGTGTTTGTATACCACTAGAATGCAAAATGATAATTCAAATTAATCGGATTACATATTGTCACAGGCAGATCTTCTTTGGAGACGCAATGTTGACAGCCTGCTATTACCGCAAATAAAAGTAAAAGACAAATCGCTTTCATAATAGTAGTTTTAAGGATTCACTATATTTACAAAATATGTTATTTATGTAAAATACAAGTACTACAAAAGTACAGACACCTCTTCATATTCATATAAAATTATGTTACAATTACTGACGATCCCAGTTACATTTATCAAGAATGTGTTACATTATTTTGCCTCAGTGTTACAAGAGAATAAAATTGAGTCTATTTTGCATATAACTTGTTCTAATAATAGCCTATAAATAGTTCCCGAAATATTATAGAATAGCGTTTCGTTTTTTTCAAAGCCAAGTCCACTCAAGCCAAAAAGTGATGATTCTGGAGGACTATTAGTAGATTTATAGGGTAATACAGAAGAGCAAAAGGTTCAACGCATTGAGAAGGAATAATCAAAGCCTTGATATGATTAGTTTCAAGCCTATATACTTTTTGTTTTATAGGCTTGAAACTATTTATTTTGTTAAGTGAAACAAAATCTTTTATCCTGTTGAAAACAACTAGAATACATGCAGAAAGTTCGTTAGCATTTTATGTGAAGCATTTTATCCAAGAATATCACTACTTATCTTCTTGCATAGCATCCTTCTGAACAATCTCTTTATCCGTTTTTTTCACTGCAGGAGCAATCGGTTTCTTTATGCCCAGCTTGCGAGCTTTCTCCCAAGCTGCTTTCCGAGCTTCATACTCTGCACGTTGTTTCTCCAAATAATTATCAGCCATAACCTTTTTTAGATTTGAATTGTAGTAACAAAGATACAATATTACACCGAAAGCTAAGGGGAATAAAAAGAAATAAAAGAGCTACATGATCTTGATTCTTCCAAACAATTTTAAGCGAACGGCATTAGGATCCTCAGAAAAGAAACCGGATATGTATCCTTTGTGAAAGTTGTTGTTAGAGGTGTATGCTATAAATATCTCAAAATATTTCTCCTTCTCGTGAACTATAAGGTAATAGCCCCATAAATGCATTTTATCCAATTTATTCTTTATTTTAACTAGGAAAGAGGAATTTTGTTTTTCCGCAAAACTGTCAATGGAAATTGCTTCTTCTGTGAAAAGGTAACTTAACAACTTATTGGAGAAATCATGATATTTCGGTTCATTTGACTCGGGCCATTTATTACCTAATCGGAATATTGCATCGTTTGACCAACAGTCGTTTAATAGAAGGGCTTGATTGGTAGAAAAGTCTTTATCAATAATGATTTGAATGATACTATCCTGATATGTTCTTGTGATTTCTTTGTTCTTCGCACTGAAATGTAATGTGTCTAGCACGACTTTCTTCTCTCTTGTGAGCAGTTCTACGGGTACAATTTCTTCATAAACAACGTGATCTCCTTGAAAAACAACACTCTTATCAGTTACCTTTTTCACATAGAAATCAGGCCAACTTTTTAATGTTCCATCTATATCATGCCTCAATTCATCTTGATATGTATCGGGGAAAGCTGCTAAAAAATCTACCATACTATATACCGGATGTTTCTCTTTTTGAACTAAATAGAATTGCTTTAAAGCCTTTATCATGTTTCCTCTTCCGACCTTGAGTTCTGCTTCATGGAACAGGATTGGAAGTTTTTTATATGCAATAAGTTTATAGCTCTTTGCATTATTAAAAAGACTCGGCTCTTCAATATTTACAGGCGTAATGTTTGAGAAAATTAACGAAAGATTTTTAAGTGCGTATATCTTTTTCGGCGTATAATGGCATTTATCCGTAAGATAGAGATCGCTTGAATACTCTGCCAATCCTTCAGTCAGAGCAGAAGCTGAACTTATAATACCTCTTCCCCACCATAAATGGGCCACTTCATGAGCTATCAGATTCGTAAGATCATAATCGTTAAAAGGAACCTGAGTTTTTAAAATCATATTTTCATCTAGTATAATGCCATCACTATGGCCATATCCTCCACGTCTATGTAAGAAGAATAAATTGAGATCTTCTGGCAAATGGCTTTTACCAAAAATAGTAGAATAATAATCGTATGAATCTGCTAGAATTGAAGTAATAGTCTTCAATTGATCATAATCAACTTCAAGGTTTACAGGAATATATGCTTTTACCCGCCCATACTGCACAACAGTAAAATTGCCTGCTATGACGCAAGGAGGCATTGAGAGAAATTGGCTATTCGGAATTTCTTTTAAGTAACTGTATTTTTTATTTGCATCCGTTACTTTGAGTGTATAAGAGATATTGTCAGGGGCAAGTTCCCTATTATTCTTAGGGAAGATTGATTGTTCAGGCAAAATAAAGCATTCATTATCGTCACGATGATAGCTTATTGCGGCATTCATCTTATTAAGATCAAGAGCATATTTTACCTCTAAGAAGTCGCTACCTCCAGCTACCCGAAGTTCTATCAAGGAAGAGGTACCACAATCTTTAACGGTAAATTCCATTTTTTCTCCTTGATTACTTTTAACCTCCAAGCTGTCCATCAATCTTGTAGGAGGCAAATAGAAATAAACGGCCTCATCGTCTTGTTGGTTAGCCTTATTCAGTGTAAGTCTATTGTTTATCAACAATTTATCGCCTATAAATGATACTTCGGAAGAAATCGCTTTAATAAATTTTGCTTCTTTGTCAGCCCCTATCGTTTGACTTGAAATAGTAAAAGAGGATGTAAAGAGTAAGATACAGACTAGAAAAATTCGATGCAACATAGAATAGATTTTAGTTAGATTCATAAAGTGTTTTTTTTATAAAGTTTGACTACAAAATTACAAAAGTTGAGAGGTGATAAAGCCGATTAAAATGGCAATGGTAAAACTAGCAAAAGTACCGATTAGCACGTATTCTGTGATTTTAATCTCTTTTGCCTTATTCAACTCTCCAAAACGAAAAATAGATTTGGCTGCTAGCAAAAAGCCGACTCCTTCAATCTTTCCCGCAAGGATAAAAGTAAGAATGAGTATGCGCTCTAAGTATCCGATCCATTTTCCTGCATTGGGGAGGCTCTGAGAAGCACTTTCTTCAGGTGTCCATCGTTTGATAAACAGGCTGAGAAAGATTGAAGTGGGTTTCAGTATCAGCAGATATGCGGTGATAAGAGCCCACAAACGAGGATTGCTCAAATAATAGCTGAACCATTCAAACCAATGTTCTGCATAGCCATATAACGAGAACCACAACAGAAAGATCACTGCAATATGTACGGCCTGATCGATTATAAAGGTTGTCATATTCTCCTTTAGATAGTCGGACTTGATGAAATCCATCATGAGATGGGTTACAAAGATGACCACGGGAATAATCCAGTTATCCCATTGAGCAACAAAGAGGTAAGCCAACACGGCATGAATCAGACTGTGAAGAATCTGAAAACCTACTTTAGCAGCCCCCTCTTTCTTCTTACCCTTACAGATAGAATCTGTTTGCAGAACAAAATCAGAGAGGATATGAACAAACAGTAGTTTGAATAAGATTGTTATGCCCATCACATTAGTTTTTTAGCTATCAGGGTTGAATATCGTTCTAAGTAAATACGTATCAGGCTCTCTTTTGCCGCTCCAAGCAGTTTGCTTATGTTTTGGGCACTTTTGTCATACTTTGCCGCAATTTCTTTTTGCGAAGTTTGATAAAGCAATGCCGGGTAGATGGATTGTGCCTGACTACCTGTCCATCCGGTTATAATATCGTCGGCAAATGCCGTGCTGACTTTTAGTTCTTCGTTCACGTCATCCCACTTGGTCTTTATTGTCAGCCTCCTCTTACCGATCTCATCAAGTCCCCAACCGGACAGATGAAAGGCTTCGCCATCGGATACGACGATTTTGTCTGAGGTGTAAGAGATCTCACCAATACCAATCGCCATACGGGCATCCCATATTGATTTACTCTCCAGCGGAGTTTTACTTTTAAGTCCGGCTCGCAGCAAGACTGCAATCTTAAGTGTCTCTTCGGGCTTATCTACGATGAGCTGAAAGCTGTCTCCTCGGAAGAATTCAATTTTCAGAGTGCTCAAAGCCGACAACTCATTGGCTACTTGCTGAATCGAATCAATCAACAGTTTTCTCCAGTCAACCTTAATCGTTGAAGAGTTTACAACATCTCCTGTTATGACACCTTTTATATCCATATCTTGTTAACATTGAATCTTGAATTACAAAGATAGTATATTTTCAATAAAATCAACCTAAAATGGTTGTTTTAACAGAATCAACCAAAAACGGTTGTTTTTAAAGAAACTACCTAAATAGGTTGAATACAAGTTTGCGGTTGTTGCAGCAATCTTTGCACTTCCAAATCAGTCTTTATAAATGTGAGTTCATCAGGCATTATCTGTCTTGCCTCTGTTTTGAGGCACTTATGTAAGCCAGATATAAGAATCTACATCTAGCTATTCTCAGAAATTATATTCATTTTTTCCATTAGAAAACAAGCATTCGTATTTGCTGATATTCCTTCTTCCAATTTATAGGTAAAGGATAGCTTATCTCTTAATATGTATTTAACTTACGCCCTCAATATTCTTTTCAGCGTATCCTGCATAGCAATTTTAAATGATTCATCTTTCGCAATCAGACGATACAAGTCAAGTTCATTTTTTCGTTGCTTGGACATAATATCATCAAACATTTTACTGAATGCTATATCTCTATTTTGATTATCGCTATTCTCAGCATACTTTTCTTTAAAATCAGGATGTGCTCGCATGCTTTTTGCCAGATTCACAAACTTAACACGTTGCTCTTCCGGTGTGGCATCCCAACCCTGAAACCAACGTTCGTTAAAGCTTTTGATAATCATATCCAGCGAATCATCATCACCATCAGTGTCATGAGCTCCACGTGGATTTGGATTCTGTGGATCAAGTTCGCTTTCACCTTCATTCAACTCTATGTTTGTATTCAGCTTTACCCTTTGCAGGCCGTAAGTTGATAGATCTACAGAATTTAATAGTGTATCAAGCTCGTCTTCTATTGGGTCAACGATAATCAGCTTGGGAATAAGAAACTTCAGGAACCAAAACAATTCTTCCCATTTCACCACTTCGTAGGTTATGATAGAAGCCATTTGACCATATATCTTCACAAACTGTTTGGCCTTAATCTTAAAGTCAACCTTCTCATCGTTCTCTAACTCCAAACTAGCATTAAATCGATCGGCAGCAATGTCAATAATCGGACTCAACTCCTGTGCATTTACATTCCTAAAATATTTTCCAACAAAATCTTCTACTTCTGCCCATTCATACACACCCACATTATCCATCGCCGCTTTCAATTCGTGTAAAACATTCACATCCGTTGCTTTGCTAAGCGTAGTAGCTGTGTAAAAAGGATCGAAGGATGTTTTAATATCCTCAGTAGAATTAAAGAAATCCAGCACAAACAAATCTTCTGTTTTCTTACCCAATTTATTTGCCGAGCGGTTCAATCTTGATAAAGCCTGAACAGCCAATACCCCCTGCAACTTCTTGTCAACATACATAGCCGTTAGCTTAGGTTGATCAAAGCCCGTCAGATATTTGTTGGCCACTACCAATATGCGGTATTCGTCTTCATCAAACTTATCACGAGTATCTTTTTCCGGAAATCCATTAATACTATCTTCAGAATATTCTATTCCATCCACCGTTTTCTTTCCAGAGAAAGCAATCACAGCTTTAAAAGGATTTCCTTTCTTATCTAAGAACTGTTGGATAGCAAAGAAATATCGGATAGCCGATTCTATGCTTTGTGCAGCCACAATGGCTTTCGCCTTACCCTTTAGCTTTTTGTTGATGAACAATTTAGTTATAAAATGATCCATCATTATTTCTGCTTTGGTAGCAATAGTTTGCTCATGACGTTCAACAAATGTTTTGAGCTTCTTCTGCGCTTTAGCAGTATCAAATAGCGGATTATCCTCTATCGATTTCTCTATTTCATAAAAGCTTTTGTAGGTCGTGTAGTTAGCCAACACATCCAATATAAATCCCTCTTCAATGGCTTGTTTCATAGAGTAGAGATGAAAGGGTTTAAACCCTCCATCTTCTTGCTTTACTCCAAACTTTTCTAATGTACTGTTTTTAGGAGTAGCTGTAAAAGCTAAATAAGAAGCATTACCTCTCATTTTACGGGAACGCATTACTTCCAGTATGGTATCTTGTGGGTCAGGATATTCATCTTCTCCTCCGTTATTTCCCATTGCCCGATTCATATTATCTGCAGCCGATCCACTTTGGCTACTGTGAGCTTCATCTATAATCACGGCAAAACGCTTATCACTTAAGTCAGCAATACCATCCACGATAAACGGGAACTTCTGTATCGTGGTAATAATTATCCGTTTCCCTCCTTCAAGATTTTTCTTCAATTCAGCCGAAGAAAATGCCGGAGCTACAATGTTCTTCACTTCCGAGAAGTCCTTTATATTATCTCTCAACTGCTTATCGAGCAAGCGTCGATCGGTAACGACAATAACCGAGTCGAACAACGGATTTGAGACTCCCTTACTTCCTGGAACGCTATTGCTCTCGGGATAAGTTTCTATCAACTGATAAGCCGCCCAAGTAATGGAGTTCGATTTTCCCGAACCTGCAGAATGTTGAATCAGATAAGTTTGTCCAACACCCTTATGTGCTGCATCAGCTATTAGCTTACGCACCACATCCAATTGATGGTAGCGAGGAAAGAACAAATTCTTTTTACTCAGAGGCTCTCTCTCTTTTCCATCGAATCGCACAAAATGCTGAATGATATTAGCAATGCTCTCACGAGTAAATATTTCTTGCCACAAATAAGATGTTTTGTGCCCGAAAGGGTTTACAGGATTTCCCTTACCAAAATTATTGCCTTGATTGAAAGGAAGAAAGAAAGTGTCCGCACCATTTAGCTTGGTGGTCATATACACTTCATCAGTATCCACCGCGAAATGCACAATGCAACGTCCAAAGTTCAATAGAGGTTGAGTGATATCCCGTTTTAGCTTGTATTGATTCTGACCATGAACCTTTGCATTCTGTCCTGTCCAATGGTTTTTAAGTTCCATGGTGGAGAAAGGCAAACCATTTACAAAAAGCACCATATCAATTTCTTCCCGAGGATTGGTGACGGAGTAACGCAACTGGCGGGTAACGCTAAACTGATTGCTATCGAAATTCTTTTTGATAGACTCGCTGCTGCTTGGCAGCGGTAACTGATAGAATAGTGTAAAATAAGCATCTTCCACCTCCAATCCTTTACGCAACAAAGAGATAATACCATTCTTCTTGATCATCCTGTCCAATCGCTCCAATATGCGTAACTTCCAGTCACTTTGACGTTGAAGTTTAGCCAACTCTTCCGGCTGTGTAGCTTCCAGAAAACCCCAGAAATGAAAAGTATCGATGGCATATTTGGCTTCGAAATTATCGGGCGAACCAATAAAGTAACCGTTGCCAGCTCTGTACAGCGACGTCCCTTCCGCTGCTATTGTTCTAGCCTCATTGCCTATCTTGAGTTCTTCAAGACAACTCCCTGTCAGGCATTTTTCAATAGCTGCCTCGAGCGCTTGTTCGTTGGTTTGACTGGTCATAATATTATATTTTTTTTTGCCTCTCTAATTTCTTTTTTTACTTCTTTAGGTAATAATGTATATAATTCCGTTGGAGTTCCTCCTCTCAAATTTCCTTTTGTATTATAAATAATCAAATGATCATCAAATACCTTATCGCTCTTTTCCCAATTTGGTAAGTTACAATATTCTTCATTAGAAAAGGCTATATAATTGCCTTGTGACCACATTTTTTCTCCTATGTATTGATTATACCAGATTAATTTTTCTCGAAAGTTATTAACATCTCTCCAATCAATAATTTTTTCTCTTTTTTTATCAAGAAAAACAGATAAATTTCCATCAAACTTTAAAAAATCTTTAAAGAATTTTGAAAATGAAATTCTATCTCCGGTTTTATTATCATTTATTTCCCTAATAATATAACGCCAATCATCGAATTCGTAATTTGTATAATAATATGGTGAAACACGATACCAATACGTAGAATAATACAACAAAACACTTTGAAGTTCTAACATATTATCTTCCTCTAAAGGAAATATTTCATAAAATTTGCTTTTTAAATTCTCAAGTTGAATTATTGAAACATTCTCATTTAAATCTATTAAATGGCTTATATTCTTACCACCGACATCTTTTCCATTTAAATTGAACTTATGATCTTCAATTTCCCAAATTAATTCTTCATATTTTCGAGTTTCGTTAGTTTTGTTTTTTGAGATAAAAAGTGAATTCTTTGAGATTTCTTCTGATGAAAGATTCTTAGAATAAAGAAAACCATTATCAATTATATCTGAAACAGTGCTAAGAATTGATGATACTGAACGATCGTAATTATTATAGTGAAGATAGCTATATCTTAAAACTCTAAAGAACTCATCTCTCTCAATAGTACTAATCTTTTTCGAATATAGCAATATAGACCACATGAAAACCATTCTATTAAGTTCAGTACCTCTATTGCTATCTTTTATGTCTGCAAACCAATTTGTAGATTCAGTATTAAACAAACCCCAAATTAAATTGTTACATTTCTCTACCCATTCTGAATAATTATTATATTGGATCCTAAAAGTGTTTTCTTCTTCAATAATGAATTTCAAACAAGCAATATACCTTTCAATTTGAGGTAAATCCAGATTTTTTATAATATCCTTGGTACTTATTTGTTTAAACTTATCAAAACTCTCTTTTGAGTAGAACTTTCCAGATTTATTTAGATAATTTTCTAAACCAGCAATGCAAGCGAGAAATTCATTAAAACCCTTGTCGCAAGATGTGTCATTCTCGGATCTATTTTTCCAAAATAAATCCTGCCACTCTTCCCATAATCGACTCCACTTTAAAGGATCTTTCTTTGCATCATTTGATTTAAATAAAATAGCTCGAATAGTTTCATTATCTGCTAATTGTTGCCCCCTTGAATTCATTGTAATATACAATTCCTCACCTTGAGAAGTTTCTTCAGTTTTAAAATGCCAGAACTTTATATTGTGACTTACAAAACCAAAATATTCAATCGTTTCATTTTTAAGGTGTTCATGAATTATTTGAAAAGCTCCTTTGGGATTTTCATCTCCTACTATTGCATTTATAGTTGTATCCTTTTTGTAATTGGATAAAAACCAACGTTTGTGTCTTATTCCTAATAAATCATCAATTGTTTTTGTATTAGTCACTAAATC
This is a stretch of genomic DNA from uncultured Bacteroides sp.. It encodes these proteins:
- a CDS encoding DUF262 domain-containing protein, with product MSSLQEMKQVSVSELLMEHSLVVPEIQREYVWGKNEYDILDTFLEDIINGFRSINEEENTHNPLRHLLEKATAEEKEVIQSLIDKSNSAKPVNNFMNIGFLYSYKPNYYISDEGKDAYLIDGQQRFTTLFLILFYLAIKEHKVNEFKQLYRVKEAESKIAFDYRVRALTHNFIIDLVTNTKTIDDLLGIRHKRWFLSNYKKDTTINAIVGDENPKGAFQIIHEHLKNETIEYFGFVSHNIKFWHFKTEETSQGEELYITMNSRGQQLADNETIRAILFKSNDAKKDPLKWSRLWEEWQDLFWKNRSENDTSCDKGFNEFLACIAGLENYLNKSGKFYSKESFDKFKQISTKDIIKNLDLPQIERYIACLKFIIEEENTFRIQYNNYSEWVEKCNNLIWGLFNTESTNWFADIKDSNRGTELNRMVFMWSILLYSKKISTIERDEFFRVLRYSYLHYNNYDRSVSSILSTVSDIIDNGFLYSKNLSSEEISKNSLFISKNKTNETRKYEELIWEIEDHKFNLNGKDVGGKNISHLIDLNENVSIIQLENLKSKFYEIFPLEEDNMLELQSVLLYYSTYWYRVSPYYYTNYEFDDWRYIIREINDNKTGDRISFSKFFKDFLKFDGNLSVFLDKKREKIIDWRDVNNFREKLIWYNQYIGEKMWSQGNYIAFSNEEYCNLPNWEKSDKVFDDHLIIYNTKGNLRGGTPTELYTLLPKEVKKEIREAKKNIIL